In Oncorhynchus tshawytscha isolate Ot180627B linkage group LG06, Otsh_v2.0, whole genome shotgun sequence, the following are encoded in one genomic region:
- the zgc:172121 gene encoding homocysteine S-methyltransferase, producing MDKTDILTTLMDVGRGPLIVDGGLATELESTGCKLQGDPLWSARLLHTNPQAIKDAHYRFLCAGADVITTATYQASVEGFVRHLDVTPEQANQLIMSGVTLARETVKHFMADQPPSDRRVPLVAGSVGPYGAFMHNGSEYTGAYAAEMSVEELKAWHRPQVQCLVTAGADLIAMETIPSMKEAEALVELLREFPDSKAWLAFSCKDGQCISDSSRFSEAVQLASRSSQLVAVGVNCCPPALVNPLLDSARTQRRQGLGWVVYPNSGEEWDTYTGWRKPENRISSIAELSLEWMKQGCALIGGCCRIGPAHIAELRRQIHGDMSGFDASQRRPYRE from the exons ATGGACAAAACGGATATTCTAACAACTTTAATGGATGTTGGTCGGGGTCCACTTATTGTAGATGGTGGACTGGCAACAGAACTGGAATCAACAGGTTGTAAATTACAG GGAGATCCTTTGTGGAGTGCAAGGCTGCTCCATACTAACCCACAGGCTATTAAAGATGCTCATTACAG GTTTCTGTGTGCTGGTGCTGATGTGATAACTACAGCCACGTACCAGGCTAGTGTTGAGGGCTTCGTCAGGCACCTGGACGTCACCCCTGAACAGGCCAACCAACTCATCATGTCAGGAGTGACTCTGGCCAGAGAGACTGTCAAACACTTTATGGCTGACCAGCCTCCATCAG ATCGCAGGGTGCCTCTGGTGGCAGGCTCTGTTGGACCTTACGGGGCCTTTATGCACAACGGCTCGGAGTACACTGGCGCTTACGCTGCGGAGATGAGTGTTGAG gaaCTGAAAGCCTGGCACCGCCCCCAGGTCCAATGTCTAGTTACAGCAGGGGCCGATCTCATTGCCATGGAAACCATCCCAAGCATGAAGGAGGCAGAAGCTCTggtggagctgctcagagagttTCCAGATTCTAAAGCATGGCTGGCCTTCTCCTGTAAG GATGGCCAGTGTATATCTGACAGCAGTCGTTTCTCTGAGGCGGTCCAGCTGGCCAGTAGGTCCAGTCAGCTGGTGGCTGTAGGGGTGAATTGCTGTCCTCCAGCCCTGGTCAACCCCCTCCTAGACTCAGCCAGGACACAGAGGAGACAAGGCCTCGGCTGGGTGGTTTACCCCAACAGTGGAGAGGAGTGGGATACATACACTGG GTGGAGAAAACCAGAGAACAGAATATCTTCAATAGCTGAATTGAGTCTGGAGTGGATGAAACAAGGGTGTGCACTTATAG GAGGGTGCTGCCGCATCGGTCCTGCTCACATAGCGGAGCTACGAAGACAGATACATGGAGACATGTCTGGGTTCGACGCTTCACAGCGACGACCTTACAGAGAATGA